The genomic segment gacctgatcaagatGAACATGCTTTAGCGGGGGGATTGGAATAGATGACCTctggaggtcctttccaacccttatcattctgtgattctttgagaAGCAAGCATAAAGTGCTTCACTTGTCTATCTCCCCCTCAAACTGCTGCCCCTTCAGCCCTTACAAAATCAGGTCAAAAAACACACTCAAGTAAAGCAATGAGGGAAGGGATTCAGAGAGAAGAGTACAAGTGTTTGACCATAGAAATGGTCAAGTTAATACACTCTGTCCCAAGGCTGACACGATGTTAGAAGATGTCCAAGGAGAGATGTGTGATCAGAATGAAAGTCTTTCAACACATCTGGAAGGTAAACATAGTAACATCAGATGCTTTGGGGCAGGATAAAATTGGAGCAAGCTTGCATCTAAATTAAATCTGTATTTCAACAATGTACAGAGAATATAGATCCTTACAGAGACTGTTGATGTATAGGTTGGATGAGCAGATAGTGAGGTGAACTGAAACCTAGGTGAATGGCCAAGctcagagagttgtgatcaatggcataAAATCTAGTTGGAGTCCAGCAATTAGTGAAGTACCCTAGGGGTCAATATTGGATCCAGTCCTGTTCAACATTTCCATTCATCTGGATAATGAGGCAGagcgtaccctcagcaagtttgccaaTGATACAAATCTGGAAGGAGCAGCTGATATACCAGAGAGTTGTGCTGTCATCCAGAGAGACCtcaacaggctggagaaatgtgCTGACAGcacaaagtcctgcatctgtggAGGAACAACTCTAAGTATACGTATAGGCTGGGGGCAACCCAgttggaaagcagctttgcagaacaggatgtgggagtcctggtggacaCCAGAATGAACATAAGACAGGAACAGGTCCTTGCTGCAAAGAATCTGAATGGTAGTCTAGGCTGCATTAGGAGGACTGCTGTCAGTTGGTTGAGGGAGAGGTTCATTCCCCTCTACTCGGCATAAGCAAGGCcacaccttgagtgctgtgtccagttctggggtgcAGAGACTCCAATATCAGACCACAAAGATTATTAAAGGACTGGAGCACCTCCCCTcagaggacaggctgagagctggagaaaagaaggctcagggaggATCTTACCATTGTgtacaaatatctgaagggaTGACAAAGCCCGTTGGTTTTCAGTGTTGTCCAGCACCAGGACCATAGGCAATGGACACAAACCAAAATACATGAAGGTGctccctctgaacatcaggaaacacatTTATTGTGAGAGTGACTGAGCATTGGCATAAGCTACCTAGAGAGATtctggagtctccatccttgcagATACTCAACACTGCCTGGACAGTCCTAGGCAGCCAGCTCcaggtgaccctgcttgagcagtggggttggacaagatgacctccagaggtctcttccaacctcaatCATTCTCTGAGTATGCTCTTACCTCTGTCATGGTGATTGATGCTGAAAGCTCAGGGACTAGATTATCTGCCTTGCCCTTGGCATTTACAGACTGGCACCATGGCAGCAGGTAAGCCTTACCAACAGTGAAGACATAGTCAACTCACCTGTCTCCTTCAGAAAAGTGGTAATTATCCTTTCTAGGAAGCAGCTAGGCCAAGTTCCACATGGTTTACTGCCCTCTTATGCTCTGATTCATCCAGCCCCATAGGCACTGCCAATACAGCATGGTTTTGTATGGATTAGGCAACCATCCAGGGAACACTTTGGAcgtacagagaaaaagaaacagacataTCTGCTGCCTGGCAGAGTCATAATCACCTCCTCAAGGCAGGGTGGGGTTCCTCATGCCTTCACTCACTATTGAGTCTGTCTCTCTACCTTCCCACCCTCCCTCTCCAACACTGTCAAATTACAAATGCCTTAATCAGCAAACTAGACATCAGCTGTGTGCCACTGAGCCAAAGAGCCTTTATAACAGCCATCAAACCAGAAGAGAACATCTCCTCATCTCCTCTAAAGGTACAAAGAATGACACATCTCTACCATGCCCCATCACCCACTCATGCGGTATACATCAAGTtccagagcctcctgccacagcacTACATCCTGCCAGGCAAGTACACTGTACTATCTAATCAAACATTTTCAGCCTCAGACTTTCTCATGCTAGGATTGCCTCACAGCAGCCAggcaaaacatttgttttcctggCTACTTCAGTGCCAAGTGGTGGCAGGGGTCAGATAGACAGAGGCTTCTGTGCTGGAGCAACAGCTGCTGTAGAATATTTCTGGgggtgaaaaataaaaacaaaattgcaGATTACCAGAAGCAGGACTTCTCATTCTGTAATGGTGCAATCAGCTTCTGCAATAGCTTCCTTGTATTGCTTCAAAAAGTCCTGTACCCAGGGACAAAGAACTGCTACAGTCCAATCTTTTACTCATGGAAGAGAACCTCTGGCACTGGGCTCCTTAGGAAATGCTATAAGTCATTATGGTCAGCACAGGCCTTGGAACTCCTTTCAGTCACTCTGGAGAGTGAGGCCCTGGGCAGAGACAGTGATGAAACTACTACCAGCACCAGTAGTGGGTTTTCCAGCACTACCTCTCAGCACAAAGGCAAGTTCAGACAGGCAAACAGATGATAACAATTTTCAGGAACTGACAAGGCTTGGATTCACATGAGAGGCTGAAAGGTGAAAAGGACTCACGAGCTTACATGTTCTCTATCTGGAAGCTATTTGTCAAGTCCTGGAGAGACAAGCAAGGGCAAAGCCCAGCTGTGCTAAGGATATGGAATTCTCACCCTGGAGCCATTAGCAGCCAAAAGCTCAGACCTCAGCATACCAGGGGTCACACACTAGTCCTTGGTCACATGGGGAGAGTGCCATCCTGCAGTCTCTGTGCAACGAGTCTCCACCCAAAGAAAGCTTTCAGTGCTAATCACCCTACCAGGCCCATTCCAACCAAATGCCAGTATTCAAATATTCAGCAGAAGGCCTGTTGTGCTTCATATTAGAGAATTAAGCCCAGATGAAGGCTCAAACTGCACCCAGGCCACTTTCAGTGTCAAGACAAAGTCTCACTCACCTCATGCAGTATCTGTAGTGAGAAATCCAAATATTATCACAGAGGgtgcatttttctcttctgtgctaGCCTCTTTCATCCTAGCATCTCAAAGCATTTTCAGTAATCCATAAAGCAACAGTATAGATATTATGCACTCATTCGTACAGGCAAACTGTGGCAGAAAGGTTTCACAGCTTTCTTAGAACCATCTAGTGACTTCATAGTGTAACTGGAAATATACCCATGTACCCAAACTCTCTGCTTTGTACTTTAAAACAATGCTTTCTTTACCAGCCATGTACCCACACATAAATGAGGATAATTTAGATTGTTCATCATGCCAATCCAAAGCTGCTCTCCTCAAAGAGAGATCTCATATGATCTCTGTCCCTGTAAACACTACATTCTGACTTAAAGCTCCCAAAAGTAGATTACACAGGAGCTCCACTGAACAGCACAAGAGGATGGATTCTTTACTTCCTCTCTGTTTACACAACATATCACCACCAATTAGTCTCATCCCCTGGGAACAAGCTCAGCAGCTCTAAGGAGTCTTTGTGACATTCTGGACTTCCTTACACCTTGTCTGACCCTTGCATCTCCTGGTACCTTCACCTTGAGCCATCAAAGGATGTCCCTGCTCTCCTTGACCTCATGCTCTCAGCATTGCTAAATAAGGCAAATATTCTGAAGTTAACAAGGTGACAGCAGCCACAGTCTTTCTAGGACATGCACGTACTTCATTAAATAGCAAGTGGTTGGCAGCAGGGCCTGCATGTTAGGACATTGCTGTCCAAGGACCATGATCAATGGGTGGCGGCGTGAGGGCACTCACTGCAGCAACATGGATGTCTGCACGAGCCAGAGTATTTCTGCCCAATTAAGCGAAAGAAACTAAGAACTCTTCTGAGCTAATTTTCTAGTCCTTTGGAGGAGTGAAGTAAAGCATGCATTGAATTGCCCTTGCTCAGTCTCAACAGGGAAGAGGCTGGGTAGCCAGCTGACCAGCCAGCCAGGGTGGGAAATACACCCACTAACTGTCCAAACTCATGACTGGGGCACAAAAAGGGTAGAATCACACTGCCCTGTGAAGCTGGAAAGGCATGGCCTGGCACCTAACTAGAACAGGACTTTTTAAGCCTGCTCCTGTACAGCCTTTCCTACAGGGGGAGGCTGAACTGAAAGGTCCAGATGACGGAGATTCCCATTTATCCACACCACAACTCTGAACCAATTTTCCGTCACCATCCAAGATAAACAGGTTTTTAATGCAAAGCACTTGACATCTCTTCACACCACCCTTGAGTAACCCATACCCGTACACCCAAAAGTGTCATCTTGTCTCAGAACACATTTGCTTCTTGCATAGATTAGTCTTACCTGATACTCTTTGTCATCTGCCAGCTCTAGAGCTGCAGGAATGGGAAGTAGGGCTCAGGGACAAAAGTAAAAACGACATCTacagttcaaaaaaaaaaaagtttccatcTGATCAAGCTTCTCAGCTGTATTCTCAAGGGCAAGCACATGATAGTAATGATAAGAATTGTAAAGCATTAATAGCTTGATGTTCAGAATCCAGATGAAGCCTTaaacactttatttttgttcctgATTTGACTTATTTAtctgactaaaaaaaaaaaaaataaccaaacccCACATGATGCTAAGTGTGATTCAAAAGCTTCAAAATAGTTGAAAGTTAaccaattaaaacaaacaaaaaaaaaaaataggaatgaCCAAACACTGTTACAATATCCATGCGGCATCCCACTTTGTATGCTCCACTGCCCTCTCCCCATCTCAAGTacacttttaaaatcaaatcattagctgaatattttttccttacaatAAGGATTCTACAACCTAGAAGTGTTAATGACATCTATAGTAAAAGTGTTCTTTAGAAAAATATACCCTTCCACCTCCACTACAGATTTTAACTTCTTTTGCAAAAATCTTTGCCACAATTAATCCAGAAGCAGAAGAGAACAGACAGACCAGGAAGCAAATCATTCACACAGGGTTTCCCATAAGAACCACAACAATTTGGAAAGCTTATTTCAATTAGCCCCTAACCTTCACCAGCACACTCCCAAACACAATGCTGAAAGGAATATATGGCAGAACAGGTAGATGCCTAGGATTTAAATTGGAGAAAGCACCCAGGCCAAAAGGAGCATTTCTTCATTTACTCATAtgcactctgaaaaaaaaaaaatacactgggCACAGGCTTACCAGCTTTCTTCTCTAGGATGTGAGACTAATTAAAGTCTGTCAGTATCAGCAGAAGATTTGGGCAATGCAAAATGCAAGACTGGGCCTTTTAAATGTTCTGCAAGCAGAAACTTGGCTAGAAGGGGAAGAGAGGGTGAGGAGAACTGTACTGAAACCACAAGTCTCTTCATTATGTATTCATGGGATGTATGCTGCCAGCAGGACTGAGAACAAGCAGCAATGTAATGGGGAAATGGAGGGCTCTCATTTTCATAGATCTTGGAAAACAAATGCATAATCCTTTCTTTTAGTGGGTCCATCTTGTAGGCTTTAAAGGAGGTGTTGTTGGTGAGGTTAAAATTAATACAATCCAACCAACCAGAGCCAGGGAAATTCTTCCCTAATGAGAAGAAATTTGGAGCTGAAAATAACTGTCTTTTACTTACTGCAATTTAGCAGGGTCAGCACATCTACAGATACTCTTTTCAAATTGACAGTACACtaatgcaagaaaaacaaataatgaaGAGTGAACTGAAGTACTAACTCTACAGCAATGCCTTCTGAAAGAGAGATACCAGATGGGCACTGCACAGGGCAGCCCACTCCACCAGTACCAGGTATGCTCCATTTCccaagctctgcagagatgagGCAAACTCCTAGCATTTACACACCTCAATTCCAGGCCCTTGGAAAAGTCCTGCAAAATCAAGACCAACTGCATCTAGAGTAAACTGTaaacagtttgcttttccaAAGTGGTTAACAAGGTAAAAAGCACTGTTTTACATTGTTGTAAAGCTCCTAGGAGTCATAAAGAGACTTGGGTACAAGGAGGTCAACAAGTGTGTAAATACTTACCAAGTCTACGTACTTTTACCAAGTCTTTGTACTTTTAGCACAACGGTGTATCTTTATATATGCTTAagcaattaatttattttggaGTAAATAGTATGGATCAGATCATGCCAGCAGGAGTAACTTGACAAAGATGAACTCCAGTGGTTTAGTTCCCATGTCACGCAATGAACCAGCTAGTACAGGTGCTGCCTTCTTAATGAGAGTAGCAACAGAACAGCTCAACTGTAGCAAGAGACACTCAAGTAGCGGCAGCTTTACCTCTTAAGAGGGGTGGCTACACTTAGGCCAAGTTTATTATAGACAGACAGCAGAAGTAATAATTATGTCCCTGAAGGTGTGATCATCTGAAGAACTCTACAAATTTACTGAGCCCTGCCTCAATAACCTTTTTCCATCTTTGCTTACAACACACTTCCTCTCATGGAACGCTGTCTTCTTCATATGAAGTTCTGCCTTACCTGCTGCATTTTTTCCAGGTCAAGGCTGGGCCTGCTGACCTTATCCCCATATCGTTGTCGATGTCTCTTACAAGGCATGACTTGCTCAAGGCCTGCCCCAACACTTGTGAAGATTAAAGGCCTGGAGGCTGGGCTCCTCACCAGTGGCTGGAGTCTCTTCGGAGGGGAGGCACTAAACAGCACAGGGCTTGGGCTGGCATGCAGGCCATCGGCCTGCTCTGTCACAGGCCGGAAGGACATGGCGCACAAGTTCTTCACTTCTTCGTCACTGGAGGAGGTGTTGTTGCTGTCGCTGCAGCAGGCAAGCCTGCTGACCTGGGACCACTTCCGCTTCTCCGCGGCAAACTCTCGGTTGATGCGCTCCAGCTCCTCTTCCGAGCTGTGTCGATCAAGGCTGGCATGCAAGAGGGCCCGAACCTTGCAGCATTGGTTCTCCTGGTTCTGGAGTTGGTTGGTGGCCAGAGGGGTCAAGGTACAATTCCGTCTTCTCTCTGGTGGGAGGAAGAAATAAAGGAGTCGAGCAGATGTGTCCCACACCCTAATAAATTGGGCCTGCTTTCCTGTGacttgtttggtttcttttaatCTCCCAAGTACACTTCTGAGCTGTTTTCCACTTTTTCTTCCCGAGAAAAAAGGCTGAAGTTTCCAGACCTTTGTTTAGACCAGACTGCTAAACATCCTCTCACAAACTGTCACCTGGAAGTCTAGCTACAGAGCAAGAAGACCATGGTCCTGCCACCAACCTCACTTCCTGAATGTGGAGAAGACATGATCTTACAAACATGCTGTTAGGCACTTGCCTCTAACTAAAACCATTACGTTCTAATGACCAGTTCTCAAGGCAGAAGAGGCAAGTAAGTTTACGTTATTCTAATTTAGCCTGTCTGTGGCTGAAATAACAGAGACTTGGTTTCTGGAGGTAAAAGTCCTCTTTTGATTACAAAGCTTGTCATGCTTTATCTGCcttgctgagctctctccatgTTAAGCACACAAAGAAGGGATTCAAATTGTGACAGAACATGTCCTGTGGGTCaggaatttaactacttctgcctTTGCTTAAGAATCTACTTGAATTTGGCTAAATAACAATAAATCATGGGGCATGAACAAATGGCAGACTTGGCATAGGTCAACAGTCACATTTACTGTAGATTTCACATGACGCTCTAAGCTGCTTCATATCAGGTCCAAGAACGGCAGAGCATCAGAAAACCTGTCTCTCCCCTACCACAGACCCCAAGCTAGACTCAGAAATAGGGCTGCCCAAAACCAACAATACATGATCAAGGGAGCAAGCAAGGAGCCCAGGTAAAAGAGGAAAGCAAGGGTCAAAACTTGAAACAGCAAAGAGGAAATGTAGAACAAAGATTGCACAAGTGCAGGAGCTCTGATGTCCCAGCTCTGATGCTGCCTTAATTGTACACCTTCTCTGCCCCACGTCTGCAGCACTGGGGCCTTAATATGTGGTCAACAATGTCTATTTCTGAGAAATGTGCAACTGCAGCATCTGATAATACCAGTTTCTCCCTATGAGGTCCCAAACACTTCAAAAGTGACtgattttaatgcatttggtcaTGGTACactggggaaagagaaagaggcaCTTCCAAGAGTAcaagtgaaaagcaaaatgGACTTCAGGTGTAATATCCCAGCATCCTCCTATCTCATCCCTTTACCTCTGTCGATCTGAGCAAGTTCCTGGTTCTCTCCCTCAGAGTCATCGCTGTCCTCATCACTTGGGGGGTAGGAGATCTAGGGggcaaggagaaagaaaaggcttcATCATGAACACTGAACattgccctgctgctgcccaagccacttcccccaccctccccccccTCTCATATCCTGCAGGCATCCACCCCACCTAACCACTCACCCATGGCCCCAGCATCTCCTTGTATACACATCCTCATCTCCCAGCACATTCTCTTACCTGCAGCAACACAAAACACACAGTCTACCACTATTTCCACCCCACTGCCCCACCATCTCTTTCCCAAGCACAACAAACATACCCTGCCCTTCGGCCCCCAAGCTTATAATCATCATGGGCTACCACATCCACATCACATGGACAACTGAACCTCCAAAACCCACCACTGAAATACATA from the Colius striatus isolate bColStr4 chromosome 2, bColStr4.1.hap1, whole genome shotgun sequence genome contains:
- the LOC104563770 gene encoding uncharacterized protein LOC104563770 isoform X2, with protein sequence MLKILTKKLRNQSLNEIQPFQLKISYPPSDEDSDDSEGENQELAQIDRERRRNCTLTPLATNQLQNQENQCCKVRALLHASLDRHSSEEELERINREFAAEKRKWSQVSRLACCSDSNNTSSSDEEVKNLCAMSFRPVTEQADGLHASPSPVLFSASPPKRLQPLVRSPASRPLIFTSVGAGLEQVMPCKRHRQRYGDKVSRPSLDLEKMQQSINGGRPPPHFVYDPSTFAFRSLSTLKPLSPIAPVEEPSCAY
- the LOC104563770 gene encoding uncharacterized protein LOC104563770 isoform X1; this encodes MLKILTKKLRNQSLNEIQPFQLKISYPPSDEDSDDSEGENQELAQIDRERRRNCTLTPLATNQLQNQENQCCKVRALLHASLDRHSSEEELERINREFAAEKRKWSQVSRLACCSDSNNTSSSDEEVKNLCAMSFRPVTEQADGLHASPSPVLFSASPPKRLQPLVRSPASRPLIFTSVGAGLEQVMPCKRHRQRYGDKVSRPSLDLEKMQQNMLLKKNCGAKTRVIKIRSINGGRPPPHFVYDPSTFAFRSLSTLKPLSPIAPVEEPSCAY